The Spirosoma foliorum genome has a window encoding:
- a CDS encoding DUF481 domain-containing protein translates to MPLSVKYTQQCLLTLLFLFVFTCTNAQIVEQPDPLRPSLPDSSKAVKIDSSKTKLSQQKIDSIKKAPPIPTIFRYRFTADGTITEGNVSRALLQLTSAVDYQLSNYFKLSSNPSFVYGKQNGILAEREWFGDLRTTYRYEKRLYYLAFGSYERSNLRQINHRWTVAAGAGYKLLNHKRAYISLTDVIMQEYTDFVELNDINIWRNSARLYGEYSFDKDRFTITHTAFYQPALGQYNIRWNASLSLQIKLTQVISLRSTVANAYESLIVPGRQNNDFRFTMGLVYEKK, encoded by the coding sequence ATGCCTCTTTCTGTGAAATACACTCAGCAATGCCTCCTCACGTTACTTTTTCTTTTTGTTTTTACATGTACCAACGCTCAGATTGTTGAGCAACCTGATCCGCTTCGGCCCTCATTACCAGACTCTAGCAAGGCTGTCAAAATAGATTCGAGTAAAACGAAACTCAGTCAACAGAAAATCGACTCAATTAAGAAGGCTCCACCCATACCCACGATCTTTCGTTACCGCTTCACCGCCGATGGTACGATTACGGAAGGGAACGTTAGTCGGGCGCTTCTGCAATTGACCAGCGCCGTTGATTACCAATTGAGCAATTATTTCAAATTGTCAAGCAATCCGTCGTTTGTGTATGGTAAACAAAATGGCATACTAGCTGAACGCGAATGGTTTGGTGATTTACGAACTACTTATCGGTACGAAAAGCGGCTTTACTACTTAGCCTTTGGCTCCTACGAACGGAGCAATTTGCGACAAATCAATCATCGCTGGACAGTTGCGGCTGGAGCAGGATACAAACTTCTGAATCATAAACGGGCGTACATTTCGCTTACAGATGTGATTATGCAGGAGTACACCGATTTTGTGGAATTAAATGACATCAATATCTGGCGAAATTCGGCCCGGCTTTATGGGGAATACAGCTTCGACAAAGATCGCTTCACCATCACGCATACAGCGTTCTATCAGCCTGCATTAGGACAGTACAACATTCGATGGAACGCCAGTTTGAGTCTTCAGATAAAACTAACACAGGTCATTAGTCTTCGGTCGACAGTGGCCAATGCCTACGAGAGTTTGATTGTTCCCGGCCGTCAGAATAATGACTTCCGGTTTACGATGGGGCTGGTGTATGAGAAGAAATAA